Proteins co-encoded in one Cellulosilyticum sp. I15G10I2 genomic window:
- a CDS encoding Bax inhibitor-1/YccA family protein has translation MDSNMMYQEVSKSSEEVTRNFIIKVYAWMTLALIITGVVGISVVSSPVLLGLIFGNNITFFALIIAEVALVIYLSRKALSMSAGMAKFWFVVYAALNGLTLSAIFFAYDLGTVGYTFLLTAALFAVMSLYGYFTKTDLTTIGNLFVMGLFGLVIATVFNMFYRSEGVSLALTYLGVFIFIGLIGYDTQRIKGLSGAHNLTGTQNGNASILGAMILYLDFINLFIRLLRLMNRK, from the coding sequence ATGGATTCAAATATGATGTATCAAGAAGTTTCAAAATCCAGTGAAGAAGTAACTAGAAATTTTATTATAAAGGTCTATGCATGGATGACCCTAGCTCTCATTATCACAGGAGTGGTAGGAATAAGTGTAGTAAGCAGTCCTGTTTTACTAGGTCTTATATTTGGCAATAACATTACATTTTTTGCCTTAATTATTGCAGAAGTAGCATTAGTTATTTATTTAAGCCGAAAAGCATTAAGCATGAGTGCAGGGATGGCAAAGTTTTGGTTTGTCGTTTATGCAGCTTTAAATGGACTGACGCTGTCTGCGATTTTCTTTGCATATGATTTAGGGACAGTGGGGTATACTTTTTTACTAACAGCGGCATTATTTGCTGTGATGAGTTTATATGGGTATTTCACAAAGACAGATCTTACCACTATCGGTAATTTGTTTGTAATGGGATTATTTGGTCTTGTTATTGCCACTGTGTTTAATATGTTCTATAGAAGCGAGGGTGTAAGCCTGGCTCTTACGTATCTCGGCGTGTTTATTTTTATAGGGTTAATAGGATATGATACACAAAGGATAAAGGGGTTAAGTGGTGCACATAACCTTACAGGAACCCAAAATGGTAATGCAAGTATTTTAGGTGCTATGATTCTTTACCTAGACTTTATTAACTTATTTATTAGACTCCTTAGACTTATGAATAGGAAATAG
- a CDS encoding putative manganese-dependent inorganic diphosphatase produces the protein MEKNIHVFGHTNPDTDSICSAIAYTHLKKVLGTENIRAARLGKVNKETQFALDYFNVPAPLLIENIKPQVSDMNYYAVPPIYVGDSVKKAWDVMTTNNRQMIPILHPDHKLAGVISISDIAKTYIGLTDASVLKKHKTPFSNICSVLDGELISGTYPSPCISGDVYTTASIGENTVLNNMDLIITGSNPYHIQMALDSGAGCIILTDQNMSDIKLPISLSTSCAVICTSFSFFKTIKMISQSIPVKNIIINQNLIYFETDDSLDEVKEVMLNSQHRHFPILDEEGQVRGVISKRHLIDIQKKQVILVDHNEKDQSISGIDQAEILEIIDHHRIANIDTRTPVFLRAEPVGCTCTIIAKMYESHQVVPPQEIAGLMLSAILSDTLIFKSPTCTPDDIKMAKQLAKIAHINLNEYGSELLGAGTSLEGIPASELIDTDRKKFIIGKYSVSVAQVNTGDFDSLFSLKEAIFEEMKHLEMRENLDLCLLMVTDIVIGGTELLVIGKERWLAEHAFGLYKTDDSIFLPDVYSRKQQIIPKLMTATQI, from the coding sequence ATGGAAAAAAATATACATGTTTTTGGGCACACAAATCCTGATACAGACTCTATTTGTTCTGCAATAGCTTATACACATCTCAAAAAAGTTTTAGGAACAGAAAATATCAGAGCTGCGAGACTTGGTAAAGTTAATAAAGAAACCCAATTTGCACTAGATTACTTTAATGTCCCCGCACCTTTATTAATAGAAAACATTAAACCTCAAGTCAGTGATATGAATTATTATGCCGTTCCTCCAATCTATGTAGGAGATTCTGTTAAAAAAGCTTGGGATGTTATGACGACTAATAACAGACAAATGATTCCCATTTTACATCCTGATCATAAACTTGCAGGTGTTATCTCTATTTCTGATATTGCTAAAACTTATATAGGACTTACAGATGCATCGGTTCTTAAAAAACACAAAACACCCTTTAGTAATATTTGTTCCGTATTAGACGGCGAATTAATTTCTGGCACTTATCCATCTCCTTGCATATCAGGAGATGTTTATACAACAGCTTCTATCGGTGAAAATACTGTACTTAATAACATGGATCTTATCATTACAGGTTCAAACCCTTATCATATTCAAATGGCTCTTGATTCTGGGGCTGGCTGTATTATTCTTACGGATCAGAATATGTCTGATATAAAGCTTCCTATCTCACTTTCTACCTCTTGTGCTGTTATTTGTACTTCTTTCTCATTCTTCAAAACAATTAAGATGATTTCTCAGAGTATTCCTGTCAAAAACATTATTATCAATCAAAATCTTATTTATTTTGAAACAGATGACAGTTTAGATGAAGTTAAAGAAGTTATGCTTAATAGCCAGCACAGACACTTTCCCATACTAGATGAAGAAGGTCAAGTAAGAGGTGTTATATCAAAAAGACATCTTATTGATATACAAAAAAAGCAAGTTATATTAGTCGATCATAATGAAAAAGACCAAAGTATTTCCGGTATTGATCAAGCTGAAATATTAGAGATTATTGATCATCATAGAATCGCTAATATTGATACAAGAACCCCTGTATTTTTGCGAGCTGAACCAGTCGGATGTACGTGCACTATTATCGCAAAAATGTATGAATCGCATCAGGTTGTACCCCCACAAGAAATTGCCGGACTGATGTTAAGTGCTATTTTATCCGATACACTTATTTTCAAATCTCCTACTTGCACCCCTGATGATATAAAAATGGCTAAACAACTTGCAAAGATCGCTCATATTAATCTGAATGAATATGGTAGCGAACTTCTTGGTGCCGGCACTTCCCTTGAGGGCATTCCCGCTTCTGAACTTATAGATACAGACCGCAAGAAGTTTATAATCGGTAAATACAGTGTAAGTGTCGCGCAAGTCAATACAGGTGACTTTGACAGCTTATTTAGTCTTAAAGAAGCTATCTTCGAAGAGATGAAGCACTTGGAGATGCGTGAAAACTTAGACCTTTGCCTCCTTATGGTAACAGACATCGTAATTGGCGGCACTGAGCTATTAGTTATTGGTAAAGAACGCTGGCTTGCTGAACACGCTTTTGGACTTTATAAAACAGATGACAGTATTTTCTTACCCGATGTTTACTCAAGAAAACAACAAATCATACCAAAACTTATGACCGCTACTCAAATTTAA
- a CDS encoding adenylosuccinate synthase, translating into MPTKVIIGAQWGDEGKAKIIDILSEKADVVVRCQGGNNAGHTVTVNEEVYKFHLIPSGILYPGKTCVVGNGVVIDPEGILGEIDHLVGKGIDVSTIKISSRAHLVMPYHKALDKAKETLSAKEGKDIGTTMKGIGPCYMDKAERTGIRVCDLYHDEVFKEKVRTNVKIKNAMLKHVYHQEVQFDAEVIIADYMRYRERLRTYIDDTTVIVYEAIKEGKDVLFEGAQGTLLDLDIGTYPYVTSSHPVTGGACIGAGIGPTMIDECIGVMKGYITRVGKGPFPTELEDEIGERIREEGHEYGTTTGRPRRCGWFDAIIGEFAVRTSGLTQIALNKIDVLKDIEKIKICVGYELNGKVIKYFPASLEDLELCKPVYEEMEGWGDISHIRTYEALPDSVKKYLARIEELCGCKITMVGVGPNRDQNIVIK; encoded by the coding sequence ATGCCAACTAAAGTAATAATAGGTGCACAATGGGGAGACGAAGGAAAAGCAAAAATAATAGATATACTATCTGAGAAGGCAGATGTTGTGGTACGTTGCCAGGGAGGCAATAATGCTGGACATACTGTAACCGTTAACGAAGAAGTCTATAAGTTTCATCTAATCCCTTCAGGAATATTATATCCAGGGAAAACATGTGTGGTAGGTAATGGTGTTGTAATAGATCCAGAAGGTATCTTAGGAGAAATAGATCATTTAGTGGGTAAAGGGATAGATGTAAGCACTATAAAGATCAGTTCACGTGCACATTTGGTAATGCCCTATCATAAGGCACTAGATAAAGCAAAAGAAACACTTTCAGCTAAAGAAGGTAAAGACATCGGAACAACTATGAAGGGTATTGGCCCTTGCTATATGGATAAGGCAGAAAGAACAGGTATTCGTGTATGTGACTTATACCATGATGAAGTGTTTAAAGAAAAAGTAAGAACAAATGTTAAAATTAAAAATGCAATGCTTAAACATGTTTATCATCAAGAGGTGCAATTTGATGCTGAAGTGATCATAGCAGATTATATGAGATATAGAGAACGATTAAGAACTTATATAGATGATACAACGGTTATTGTTTATGAAGCGATTAAAGAAGGTAAGGATGTACTCTTTGAAGGGGCACAAGGCACTCTGTTGGATTTAGATATAGGAACATATCCTTATGTAACATCATCTCATCCTGTAACTGGCGGCGCTTGTATCGGGGCGGGTATTGGGCCTACGATGATTGATGAATGTATAGGTGTTATGAAAGGTTATATCACCCGTGTAGGTAAAGGTCCATTTCCTACAGAGCTTGAAGATGAAATAGGCGAACGCATCAGAGAAGAAGGCCATGAGTATGGCACAACGACAGGCAGACCTAGAAGATGTGGATGGTTTGACGCTATTATTGGAGAGTTTGCTGTAAGAACAAGCGGGCTTACTCAAATTGCACTGAATAAAATAGACGTACTTAAAGATATAGAAAAAATTAAAATTTGTGTAGGTTATGAGCTTAATGGCAAGGTCATTAAATATTTCCCTGCAAGTCTTGAAGATTTAGAACTTTGTAAACCTGTATATGAAGAAATGGAAGGCTGGGGAGATATTTCACATATTCGAACTTATGAAGCTTTACCAGACAGTGTTAAAAAGTATCTTGCCAGAATCGAAGAACTATGTGGCTGTAAGATCACAATGGTAGGAGTAGGACCTAATAGAGATCAGAATATTGTTATAAAATAA
- a CDS encoding glycosyl hydrolase family 18 protein, giving the protein MLKKVIFGIMAMTLVIIAVYKWMPVGKEVDPLIYFNEFRNNVNNLVYEDERVALNEPAMMIDNEIYVSYEFAREYISDTIFYDEEEKALTITNVRELLRLYEGALEGRLNFDKIAVKNPVKEVDHIIYIPAGLISERFGIDITRGKDNRVFIASDKTKEKQLAVLKRNTSLRTHPQNRTTVIEPLKKGQKVIIYKEESDFLRVRSENGIIGFIPKADIKDAVPIDGQLRDVVEALPMSKPLNDKVKLVWDQLGSKTPGDWTSPKYTNIKGANVISPTWFEFEDDLGNLTDRGTRQYVIEAKKRNLQVWPLMSHNFTQPALTKPILSSTAKRQHVIDQIIKKAEEYGYDGINIDIENIQPETSDVWVQFMRELYPLLKEVGLSVSVDVYMPSDWSRHYQREKIAEVCDYFIVMAYDQHWSGSENAGSVSELSWVEEGIKRNLLEVEKEKLVLGIPFYTRIWEETDEGLKTKAYGMKPAWDMVKTWGVTPVLDEISGQKYAEIEKVSSVFKVWLEDESSIQKRIELLNQYDLAGYGAWKLGLETPDIWHELQKVQ; this is encoded by the coding sequence ATGTTGAAAAAAGTAATATTTGGGATAATGGCGATGACGCTTGTAATAATCGCGGTATATAAATGGATGCCTGTAGGCAAAGAAGTTGACCCGCTCATCTATTTTAATGAGTTTAGAAATAATGTGAATAACTTAGTTTATGAAGATGAAAGAGTGGCGCTTAATGAGCCTGCTATGATGATAGATAATGAAATCTATGTCTCTTATGAATTTGCAAGAGAATATATCAGTGATACAATATTTTATGATGAAGAAGAAAAAGCTCTGACGATTACCAATGTGAGAGAGCTGTTAAGACTCTATGAAGGTGCTTTAGAAGGCAGATTGAATTTTGATAAAATAGCAGTTAAAAATCCTGTAAAAGAAGTGGATCATATTATCTATATCCCGGCAGGGCTGATTAGTGAGCGATTTGGCATAGATATCACACGAGGTAAAGATAATAGAGTATTTATTGCAAGTGACAAGACTAAAGAAAAGCAGCTCGCTGTATTAAAAAGAAATACAAGTTTAAGAACACACCCACAAAATAGAACAACAGTTATTGAACCACTAAAAAAAGGACAAAAAGTCATTATCTATAAAGAAGAGTCCGATTTTTTAAGAGTGCGCAGCGAAAATGGCATAATAGGGTTTATTCCTAAGGCAGATATAAAGGATGCTGTACCTATAGATGGCCAGCTACGAGATGTAGTAGAAGCACTGCCTATGAGTAAACCGCTTAATGATAAGGTTAAACTTGTCTGGGATCAACTCGGATCAAAGACTCCTGGTGATTGGACTTCACCTAAGTATACCAATATTAAAGGGGCTAATGTGATATCTCCTACCTGGTTTGAATTTGAAGATGATTTAGGAAACTTAACAGACAGAGGAACAAGACAATATGTAATAGAAGCAAAAAAGAGAAATCTTCAAGTATGGCCGCTTATGAGTCATAACTTTACACAACCTGCTCTAACAAAACCCATCTTGTCAAGTACAGCTAAAAGACAGCATGTTATTGATCAGATAATTAAAAAGGCAGAAGAATATGGTTATGATGGGATCAATATAGATATTGAAAATATTCAGCCTGAAACAAGTGATGTATGGGTACAGTTTATGAGAGAACTATATCCTTTACTTAAGGAAGTTGGTCTTAGTGTATCTGTTGATGTTTATATGCCTTCTGACTGGTCGAGACACTATCAAAGAGAAAAAATAGCAGAGGTGTGTGATTATTTTATAGTGATGGCCTATGATCAGCACTGGTCTGGATCAGAAAATGCTGGATCAGTTTCGGAACTATCTTGGGTTGAAGAAGGTATTAAAAGAAATCTTCTGGAAGTAGAGAAAGAAAAGCTTGTGTTAGGTATTCCCTTTTATACACGCATCTGGGAAGAAACAGACGAGGGCTTAAAAACAAAAGCTTATGGTATGAAACCAGCTTGGGATATGGTGAAAACCTGGGGCGTTACGCCTGTATTAGATGAAATAAGCGGACAGAAGTACGCTGAGATTGAAAAAGTGAGTAGTGTTTTTAAGGTATGGCTGGAAGATGAAAGTTCCATTCAAAAAAGAATAGAGCTTCTTAATCAATATGACCTAGCTGGCTATGGGGCTTGGAAGTTAGGTCTTGAAACACCAGACATATGGCATGAACTTCAGAAAGTTCAATAG
- a CDS encoding N-acetylmuramoyl-L-alanine amidase, with the protein MKNGKMPVLIILLVTIISIASYLKYAGQAVETLGLATSSKVIIIDPGHGGFDPGKNGINGEDEKHINLKIALKLRNYFEQSGAVVIMTRTTDDDADGMDGVKHKRKDMAERKKIAQGGDILISIHQNSFTQPSVKGAQVFYNKNSEKGKLLADLIQKNIKEYADPENKRKIKSNNDYYVLKVADMPAVIVECGFLTNPEEEKKLNTDEYQNTMAWSIYVAVVKYFEGIEHVS; encoded by the coding sequence ATGAAAAACGGTAAGATGCCAGTTCTAATCATCTTATTAGTTACTATTATTTCTATTGCTTCATACTTAAAGTATGCCGGGCAGGCAGTAGAAACACTTGGACTTGCTACAAGTTCTAAAGTCATTATTATTGACCCAGGGCATGGCGGGTTTGATCCAGGCAAAAATGGTATTAATGGTGAAGATGAAAAACATATTAATCTTAAAATAGCACTTAAGCTTAGAAATTACTTCGAGCAATCAGGAGCAGTAGTTATTATGACCAGAACAACAGATGATGATGCTGATGGGATGGATGGGGTAAAACATAAACGCAAAGATATGGCAGAAAGAAAAAAAATAGCGCAGGGTGGAGATATACTTATAAGTATTCATCAAAATTCATTTACGCAGCCCAGTGTAAAAGGTGCACAAGTCTTTTACAATAAAAACTCTGAAAAAGGTAAGCTTTTAGCTGATCTTATACAAAAAAATATCAAAGAATATGCAGATCCAGAAAATAAACGAAAAATAAAAAGCAACAATGACTATTACGTGCTTAAAGTGGCGGATATGCCAGCGGTTATTGTTGAATGTGGTTTCTTGACTAATCCGGAAGAGGAAAAAAAGCTTAATACGGATGAGTATCAAAACACAATGGCATGGAGTATTTATGTTGCAGTTGTTAAATATTTTGAAGGGATAGAACATGTATCTTAG